One window of Nostoc sp. C052 genomic DNA carries:
- a CDS encoding PAS domain S-box protein produces the protein MFINSLSSDNLQQTIIRHPLIVNSEILLPDVIALINEAQGNCHGLPNKNSNSLTNSSKDVDSTASQAASCVLVIENSQLVGILTQRDLIKLTAQGKNLEGISVAQVMTRELITLKLKDFKDVFTALHLLRQHRICHLPIVGEQGEVIGLVTPTSLLTVSILQAELYNYTRVKLVERQRIEAELRLERNFVSTVLNLADALVIVLDSQGRIIRFNHTCEQATGYAFDEIKGRFVWDVLLLPETTACIKDIFQNLTTKEFPQRYETSLVTKNSDRRLISWSNKVLLNRDNQVEYIVCTGIDITESRKAQEELQQTRNFLQSMINNLPVAVFVKDAKPENFGKFKLWNHTCENIFGITAEQAIGKTGYEFFPKEQADFFYQKDLETFASGLPQDISEEPIDSHNFGRRILHTTKIPLYDKDQQPEYLLCISEDITEYKRAEKNLQQAKEQLQTVLDAVPGFVSWVNDDGYYLGVNRHLAESFNLTTDAFVGQELGFMENSPQFTEFMREFLDGQDIADSQVIDVQINDKTRNYLLVAQKYQQNTAAVAVGIDITKRKQAEIALQSLIESTASTTGCDFFPALVEHISSTLDVRNTLVTELIDGQVHTLGLWSDGQLQLNISYDQKSTPCEILLKQGFYYCGSGIQQVFPNAEILTAMKAESFMGVILSDDFGQPIGSLCIIDEKSIPDQQKFEGILKVFAARASAELQRQRAQEALQKLNQDLEVRVQQRTLDLQKSEAELSAIFNQAAVGIKLEALDGRFLKVNQKLCEIIGYSQAEILNKNFRDITHPEDIQAHLNKLQQLIAGKVETFSIEKRYLHKNGAPIWINLTVSLIRDPIGKPIYVIGVVKDIRERKQAEENICKALAKEKELSELKSRFISMTSHEFRTPLAVITSSAGILKSFSHKLDEQQKQKHLQCIQTYVQHTTQLLDDILLINKAEAGKLAFEPTCINLVDFCRSLVEEIQLSSPRHTLALYPQHLGNSSTDDYFMACIDKKLLRQILSNLLSNAVKYSPDSSNVQIDLLVQDQSVVFLIKDEGIGILLEEQQNLFEPFYRASNVGNTPGTGLGLAIVKNCIDIHRGRISFASQVGVGTTFRVELPLTITNVIQEKHLDMLLVNNFREQ, from the coding sequence ATGTTTATTAACTCTCTCAGTTCTGATAATTTACAACAGACTATCATTCGTCACCCACTCATTGTTAACTCTGAGATTCTGCTTCCCGATGTGATTGCGCTGATTAATGAAGCACAAGGTAATTGTCATGGCTTGCCAAACAAAAATAGCAATTCTTTGACAAATTCCAGTAAAGATGTAGACAGCACTGCATCTCAAGCTGCCAGTTGTGTTTTAGTTATAGAAAACTCGCAATTGGTAGGGATACTTACACAACGAGATTTAATTAAATTGACAGCACAAGGAAAGAATCTAGAGGGAATCAGTGTTGCCCAAGTGATGACAAGGGAGTTAATAACACTGAAATTAAAAGATTTTAAAGATGTTTTTACTGCGTTACATTTGCTCAGGCAACATCGGATTTGCCATCTGCCCATTGTTGGCGAGCAAGGAGAAGTAATTGGATTGGTTACTCCTACGAGTTTGCTGACAGTTTCTATTCTACAAGCAGAACTCTACAATTATACACGAGTTAAACTTGTAGAACGCCAGAGAATTGAGGCAGAACTGCGATTGGAGCGTAATTTTGTTTCTACCGTTTTGAATCTAGCAGATGCTTTAGTTATTGTACTAGATTCTCAGGGAAGAATTATTCGCTTCAATCATACTTGCGAACAAGCTACAGGTTACGCATTTGATGAAATTAAAGGAAGATTTGTTTGGGATGTGTTGCTGTTACCTGAAACAACAGCATGTATCAAAGATATTTTTCAAAATTTAACAACCAAAGAATTTCCTCAACGTTACGAAACTTCTTTAGTTACTAAGAATAGCGATCGCCGCTTAATTTCTTGGTCAAATAAAGTCTTACTTAATCGGGATAATCAAGTTGAGTATATCGTCTGTACTGGCATTGATATCACTGAAAGCCGAAAAGCACAAGAGGAACTCCAGCAAACTCGCAACTTTTTACAGTCAATGATTAATAATTTGCCTGTGGCCGTTTTTGTTAAAGATGCCAAACCAGAAAATTTTGGTAAATTCAAGCTCTGGAATCATACATGCGAAAATATTTTTGGTATTACCGCAGAGCAAGCTATTGGCAAAACAGGTTACGAATTCTTCCCAAAAGAACAAGCAGACTTTTTCTACCAAAAAGACCTAGAAACTTTTGCTAGCGGTTTACCTCAAGATATTTCTGAAGAACCTATTGATAGTCATAATTTTGGCAGAAGAATTTTACACACGACTAAAATTCCTTTGTATGACAAAGACCAGCAACCCGAATACCTGTTATGTATTTCCGAAGACATTACAGAATACAAACGAGCAGAAAAAAATCTACAACAAGCAAAAGAGCAATTACAAACGGTTTTAGATGCAGTACCAGGGTTTGTTTCTTGGGTAAATGATGATGGGTATTATTTAGGAGTTAATCGCCATTTAGCTGAAAGTTTTAACCTGACTACCGATGCTTTTGTTGGTCAAGAATTGGGCTTTATGGAAAACAGCCCGCAATTTACAGAATTTATGCGGGAATTTTTAGATGGGCAAGACATAGCAGATTCTCAGGTTATTGATGTCCAAATAAATGACAAAACACGCAATTACTTACTCGTCGCTCAAAAATATCAACAAAACACAGCTGCGGTTGCAGTCGGGATTGATATTACAAAACGAAAACAAGCTGAAATAGCCTTACAAAGTTTGATAGAAAGTACCGCTTCTACAACTGGGTGTGACTTTTTTCCAGCATTAGTTGAGCATATTTCTTCTACTTTAGATGTTCGTAACACTTTGGTAACTGAATTAATTGATGGGCAAGTTCACACTTTAGGATTGTGGTCTGATGGGCAGTTACAACTAAATATTTCCTACGATCAAAAATCAACTCCTTGTGAAATTTTGCTCAAGCAAGGATTTTATTACTGTGGTTCAGGAATTCAGCAAGTCTTTCCTAATGCTGAAATATTGACTGCAATGAAAGCCGAAAGTTTTATGGGAGTTATTTTAAGTGATGATTTTGGTCAACCGATTGGCTCATTGTGCATCATAGATGAAAAATCTATACCTGATCAACAAAAATTTGAAGGAATTCTCAAAGTATTTGCAGCCAGGGCATCTGCTGAACTGCAAAGACAACGAGCGCAAGAAGCTCTACAAAAACTTAATCAAGATTTAGAAGTCAGGGTTCAGCAACGCACTTTAGACTTACAAAAAAGTGAGGCAGAACTTAGTGCTATTTTTAATCAAGCAGCGGTGGGAATTAAACTAGAAGCTTTAGATGGTCGTTTTCTGAAAGTTAATCAAAAGTTGTGTGAAATTATTGGCTATAGCCAAGCAGAAATTCTGAATAAAAACTTTAGAGATATAACACATCCAGAAGATATACAAGCCCATCTAAATAAGTTGCAACAATTAATAGCAGGAAAGGTAGAAACATTTTCCATAGAGAAGCGCTATTTACATAAAAATGGCGCTCCAATTTGGATAAATCTAACGGTTTCTCTAATTCGAGATCCTATTGGTAAACCTATTTATGTGATTGGGGTGGTTAAAGATATACGCGAACGCAAACAAGCTGAAGAAAATATTTGTAAGGCTTTAGCAAAAGAAAAAGAACTCAGTGAGTTAAAATCTCGTTTCATTTCTATGACTTCCCATGAGTTCCGAACCCCTTTAGCCGTAATTACTTCATCTGCCGGCATCTTAAAAAGTTTTAGCCATAAACTAGATGAACAACAAAAGCAGAAACATCTCCAGTGTATTCAGACTTATGTTCAACACACTACTCAACTTTTAGATGATATTTTGCTAATTAATAAAGCTGAAGCTGGAAAATTAGCATTTGAACCAACTTGTATTAATTTAGTTGATTTCTGTCGCTCTTTAGTAGAAGAAATTCAACTCAGTTCTCCCAGGCATACTCTAGCCTTATATCCTCAGCACTTGGGTAATTCATCAACAGATGATTACTTTATGGCTTGTATAGACAAGAAACTTTTGCGACAAATACTGAGCAATTTGCTTTCAAATGCTGTCAAATACTCACCAGACAGCAGTAATGTTCAAATTGATCTATTAGTTCAAGATCAAAGCGTAGTTTTTCTAATTAAAGATGAAGGTATTGGTATTTTACTGGAGGAGCAGCAGAATTTATTTGAACCATTTTACCGAGCTAGTAATGTTGGTAATACGCCAGGAACGGGATTAGGCTTGGCAATAGTCAAGAATTGTATAGATATTCATAGAGGAAGAATTAGCTTTGCTAGTCAAGTCGGAGTCGGTACGACATTCCGGGTAGAACTGCCACTAACTATAACCAATGTCATCCAGGAAAAACATCTCGATATGTTATTAGTAAATAATTTTAGGGAACAATAA
- a CDS encoding response regulator transcription factor: protein MNEKILVIEDEIQISENVQQILSLSDFNAITANNGLEGLRLAKTEKPDLICCDIMMPELDGYGVLTALRQDPLTESIPVIFLTAKADRDGLRQGMELGADDYLTKPFSPEELLKAIKIRLARIEKPILIKQQYEQAHQQNANLKQQIEVKSQKLQESQYLAEICNEVLQKLLQDLSNPLSNINMAIYMLKKARSDIERDRYLNILQQEYAREMLLLNEMKNLQTLLTPENAKIMQKFHLLNHSKQ, encoded by the coding sequence ATGAACGAGAAAATATTAGTAATTGAAGATGAAATTCAAATTTCTGAAAATGTCCAACAGATTCTAAGTTTGTCAGATTTTAATGCTATCACTGCAAATAATGGTTTAGAAGGATTACGACTTGCTAAAACAGAAAAACCAGACCTGATATGTTGTGATATTATGATGCCTGAACTTGATGGTTATGGTGTACTGACAGCCTTACGCCAAGATCCATTAACTGAATCTATCCCAGTAATTTTTCTAACTGCAAAAGCAGATCGTGATGGCTTACGCCAAGGTATGGAGTTAGGAGCCGATGATTACCTGACAAAACCTTTTTCTCCAGAAGAACTTTTGAAAGCAATTAAGATTAGATTGGCTCGGATAGAAAAACCAATTTTAATCAAACAACAATATGAACAAGCACATCAACAAAATGCCAATCTGAAGCAGCAGATAGAAGTAAAATCACAAAAATTACAAGAAAGTCAATACTTAGCAGAAATATGCAATGAGGTTTTACAAAAACTTTTACAAGACTTAAGTAATCCGCTTTCAAATATCAATATGGCAATCTATATGCTGAAGAAAGCTCGATCAGATATTGAGCGCGATCGCTACTTGAATATCCTACAACAAGAGTATGCGAGAGAAATGCTACTTTTGAATGAAATGAAGAATTTACAAACATTATTAACCCCAGAAAATGCCAAAATTATGCAAAAGTTTCATTTGTTAAACCATAGTAAACAGTAG
- a CDS encoding response regulator, with protein MNTILIIEDEPQVRVNIQEILQLSDFETLIAANGKIGLEIAQAKLPDLIICDIMMPELDGYSVLSALRQNEATTNIPLIFVTAKAERSDFRQGMDFGADDYLTKPFTPEELLSAIASRLDKHALTERQAQAKLDELRMNIAHSLPHELNTPLNGILGMSQLLMENCGIMPGSEEVEIAELIYTSANRLNELVKRFLLYSNLELIAKNPEKIRQIQEQRDKCFAEKIISEIALKKARDNCRQKDLTLDIQESTVQLPEENLSILIEELLENSFKFSLPSSEVQVKSTVEDNKFNLYVIDNGKGMTIEEIDKIGAFVQFNRKSWEQQGSGLGLAIVQHIVKLYGGEFTIDSIPEKRTIVSICLPC; from the coding sequence ATGAATACAATTTTAATCATAGAAGATGAACCCCAGGTCAGAGTAAACATTCAGGAAATTTTACAACTTTCTGATTTTGAAACTTTGATAGCTGCAAACGGTAAGATTGGCTTAGAAATTGCTCAAGCAAAATTACCAGATTTAATTATCTGTGACATTATGATGCCTGAGTTAGACGGTTATAGCGTGCTTTCTGCTCTGCGTCAGAATGAAGCAACTACCAATATTCCTTTAATATTTGTTACTGCTAAAGCAGAGCGTTCAGATTTTCGCCAAGGGATGGATTTTGGCGCTGATGATTATTTAACTAAACCATTTACTCCTGAAGAACTACTCAGTGCCATCGCTTCTCGTCTTGATAAGCACGCTTTGACTGAACGTCAAGCTCAAGCCAAACTAGACGAACTCAGAATGAATATTGCTCATTCATTACCTCATGAACTAAATACTCCTTTAAATGGTATTCTTGGTATGTCACAGTTATTAATGGAAAATTGTGGCATCATGCCTGGCTCGGAAGAAGTCGAAATTGCAGAATTGATTTACACCTCTGCCAATCGTTTGAATGAATTAGTTAAAAGATTTTTACTATATAGTAATCTAGAATTAATCGCTAAAAATCCTGAAAAAATACGTCAAATCCAAGAACAAAGAGATAAATGTTTCGCGGAGAAAATTATTAGTGAAATTGCTCTCAAAAAGGCTAGAGACAACTGTAGGCAAAAAGATTTAACTCTAGATATCCAAGAATCTACAGTACAACTGCCAGAAGAAAATTTAAGTATTCTTATTGAAGAATTACTTGAGAATTCTTTTAAATTTTCTTTGCCAAGTAGCGAAGTTCAAGTTAAGAGTACAGTCGAAGATAATAAATTTAATTTATATGTTATTGATAATGGTAAAGGGATGACAATTGAAGAAATTGATAAAATTGGAGCCTTTGTACAATTTAATCGAAAGTCATGGGAACAACAAGGCTCTGGCTTAGGGTTAGCTATTGTCCAGCATATTGTGAAATTATATGGTGGGGAATTTACAATTGATAGCATTCCTGAAAAAAGAACTATTGTAAGTATTTGTTTGCCCTGCTAG
- a CDS encoding sigma 54-interacting transcriptional regulator, with protein MTSPETVLWLQERTSLGILSPEVLNAIAQVIEEQVVSAETDLVSEGTPPEALYILVEGQLESNSTNPALACGFLPGSVIELKQLLLEELTPFTITTVTECHLWVIPAAKFRALVTQYPEITQAFSRQLVQELAQVTSALSYEQERSVALRPYLVTKAQRGIVGTSRYAMRLREQIREAAADRKSVDIFGEPGLEKDNIAALIHFGSPKRREPIIKVNCGILQTSGADLFGRAGGKAGLLEWLGEGTLVLNNIQELPEELLAPVTHLLKTGTYTPASRSGEPAPQPRPSKARILIVSEKTQPTIERSVGHIIKVPPLRVRKADIQVQVEYYTSLYTRSRGVSKPHITPEALRRLQSYDFPGNLKELKNLVERAIVQAEGASELTEEIFWPAETKKKRFRLNLLNAYPPLRRFLRSPWWPDRINYGFTATVFAIIVAVLFIGPQTRDRNFVLNLFWAWWWPFFLFLFPFLGRIWCSVCPFMIYGEITQKLSLWLWPRKLKRWPREQAEKWGGWFMFGLFSLIFLWEELWHLENTAYLSACLLLLITAGAMIFSALFERRFWCRYLCPIGGMNGLFAKLSMTELRAQQGICSASCTTYQCYKGGPQKGEGLETNGCPLYSHPAQLEDNRDCVLCMTCLKACPHRSVEFNLRPPGIELWTTHVPRTYEVALLFLLLGGIYLHRLPELLSWLGLQVDLTQFWQHLGLSLLVLIIPAIFTFAAYGLLQVLNFNRKPRKFVELAYGYLPLVLGGNLAHYLRLGLGEGGRILPVTFATLGMGGEQLPILVAHPAVIAFLQGTTIIFSVLMTILLTQKIAKQPVKALLWQHLAAIALGASMWAIIVF; from the coding sequence ATGACATCTCCAGAAACGGTCTTATGGCTACAAGAACGCACCAGTTTAGGGATTCTCTCACCTGAAGTATTAAATGCGATCGCCCAAGTAATTGAAGAACAAGTTGTGAGTGCCGAAACTGACTTAGTTAGCGAAGGCACTCCTCCAGAAGCCCTTTATATTCTCGTGGAAGGTCAACTCGAAAGCAATAGCACTAATCCAGCCTTAGCTTGTGGATTCCTTCCCGGATCAGTGATTGAACTCAAACAATTGCTGCTAGAAGAATTAACTCCATTCACAATTACGACGGTGACAGAATGTCACTTGTGGGTTATACCTGCTGCTAAATTTCGTGCTTTAGTCACCCAATACCCCGAAATTACTCAGGCTTTTTCTCGCCAATTGGTTCAAGAATTAGCTCAAGTAACATCTGCACTGAGCTATGAGCAAGAACGTTCTGTAGCTTTGCGACCCTATTTAGTTACCAAAGCGCAACGGGGAATTGTCGGTACAAGTCGTTATGCTATGCGGCTGCGGGAGCAAATTCGCGAAGCGGCTGCTGACCGCAAATCTGTGGATATTTTCGGAGAACCAGGTTTAGAAAAAGACAATATAGCAGCTCTCATCCACTTTGGTTCGCCAAAACGGCGAGAACCAATTATTAAAGTCAATTGTGGTATTCTCCAAACTAGTGGTGCAGATTTATTCGGTCGCGCTGGCGGTAAAGCAGGATTGTTGGAATGGTTGGGAGAAGGTACTCTCGTTCTCAACAACATCCAAGAATTGCCCGAAGAATTATTAGCTCCGGTGACGCATTTGCTCAAAACTGGGACATATACACCTGCGAGTCGTTCTGGTGAGCCAGCCCCCCAACCTCGCCCCAGTAAAGCCAGAATTCTGATTGTTTCAGAAAAAACTCAGCCAACGATTGAACGTTCTGTTGGTCACATTATTAAAGTCCCACCGCTACGGGTGCGGAAAGCTGATATTCAGGTACAGGTAGAATATTATACTAGTCTCTACACTCGATCTAGAGGCGTTTCTAAACCGCATATCACCCCCGAAGCCTTGCGTCGCCTACAATCTTATGATTTTCCTGGCAATCTCAAGGAATTAAAAAATCTCGTAGAAAGAGCGATCGTGCAAGCTGAGGGTGCGAGTGAATTAACAGAAGAAATTTTCTGGCCAGCCGAAACGAAGAAAAAACGATTTCGATTGAATCTGTTAAATGCCTATCCGCCTTTACGGCGGTTTTTACGTAGTCCTTGGTGGCCCGATCGCATTAACTATGGTTTTACTGCAACGGTTTTTGCAATTATTGTTGCAGTGTTATTTATTGGGCCACAAACCCGCGATCGCAATTTCGTATTAAATCTATTTTGGGCTTGGTGGTGGCCTTTCTTCTTATTTCTCTTTCCCTTTTTAGGTCGTATCTGGTGTTCTGTTTGTCCTTTCATGATTTACGGAGAAATTACCCAAAAGCTCTCCCTCTGGTTGTGGCCTCGAAAACTCAAGCGCTGGCCGAGAGAGCAAGCTGAGAAATGGGGCGGATGGTTCATGTTTGGGTTATTCTCCCTAATTTTCTTATGGGAAGAACTCTGGCATTTAGAAAATACTGCCTACCTTAGCGCTTGTTTGCTGCTGTTGATTACCGCCGGAGCGATGATTTTCTCGGCTCTTTTTGAGCGGCGGTTTTGGTGTCGTTATCTCTGCCCCATCGGCGGGATGAATGGTTTATTTGCCAAACTTTCCATGACAGAACTCCGGGCACAGCAAGGTATTTGTTCTGCCAGTTGCACCACCTATCAGTGCTATAAAGGTGGTCCGCAAAAGGGCGAAGGGCTGGAAACGAATGGATGTCCCTTATACTCTCACCCAGCGCAGCTAGAAGATAACCGAGATTGCGTACTGTGCATGACTTGTCTCAAAGCTTGTCCCCATCGTTCTGTTGAATTCAACTTGCGTCCCCCTGGTATTGAACTGTGGACAACTCATGTACCGCGCACCTATGAAGTAGCATTACTATTTTTGCTGTTGGGTGGAATATATCTGCATCGCTTGCCAGAATTGCTATCTTGGTTGGGGTTACAAGTGGATTTAACTCAGTTTTGGCAGCACTTGGGATTATCGTTGCTAGTGTTAATTATCCCAGCGATTTTTACCTTTGCCGCTTATGGCTTGCTCCAAGTGTTAAATTTTAACCGTAAGCCTCGAAAATTTGTAGAACTTGCTTATGGCTACTTACCATTAGTATTGGGGGGAAACTTGGCTCACTATCTGCGCTTGGGCTTAGGCGAAGGCGGACGGATTTTACCCGTAACTTTTGCTACCCTTGGTATGGGTGGTGAACAATTGCCAATATTGGTTGCTCATCCAGCAGTGATTGCCTTTTTGCAAGGTACAACGATCATTTTCTCCGTGTTAATGACTATATTATTAACGCAAAAAATTGCAAAGCAACCAGTAAAAGCGCTCCTTTGGCAACACCTAGCAGCGATCGCTTTGGGAGCTAGTATGTGGGCAATTATCGTATTTTAA
- a CDS encoding transaldolase family protein, translating into MALYLDSAIASEAEVVKLWGWVKGITTNPTLLSQSDTPPETTLKKLVALTNGPLYYQLMASDKAGMLAEGRKAFEIIGSQTILKIPATPLGFEVVASLSPEITCSVTAIYSAAQAAVAREAGAKIAIAYVNRATRLLGDGIALVRDMASVLKGSDTEILAASIKSPEEAAASLQAGADHLTLPLAMLQAIATHEFSQKTVEEFAKGGIGLTNS; encoded by the coding sequence ATGGCACTATATCTAGACTCAGCGATCGCATCGGAAGCTGAAGTTGTTAAACTTTGGGGATGGGTGAAAGGCATTACCACAAATCCCACGCTGTTGTCTCAAAGCGATACCCCACCAGAAACCACGCTCAAAAAATTGGTTGCCTTGACAAATGGCCCATTGTACTATCAACTTATGGCATCAGATAAAGCTGGGATGCTAGCTGAAGGTAGAAAAGCTTTCGAGATTATTGGTTCACAAACAATTTTGAAAATTCCCGCAACACCATTAGGGTTTGAAGTGGTGGCGAGTCTATCACCAGAAATTACCTGTTCGGTGACAGCGATTTATAGTGCAGCACAAGCAGCAGTAGCGCGGGAAGCAGGTGCTAAAATTGCGATCGCTTATGTAAATCGCGCCACTAGGTTGTTAGGTGACGGTATTGCTTTAGTGCGGGATATGGCTAGCGTCCTCAAAGGTAGTGATACGGAAATCTTGGCAGCGAGTATCAAATCTCCTGAAGAAGCAGCCGCATCGTTGCAAGCCGGGGCAGATCATTTGACTTTACCATTGGCAATGTTGCAGGCGATCGCAACTCATGAATTCTCACAGAAAACTGTTGAAGAATTCGCTAAAGGAGGCATTGGCTTAACTAATTCGTAA
- a CDS encoding GNAT family N-acetyltransferase yields MDYFIRPLTQEDEPFLWQMLYEAAHLVEEGNLTVQDAKNNPDLAKYVKNWGCKDDSGFVAILESSNQPVGAAWLRLLTGKNKGYGYVDDCTPELAIAILSEYRNQGIGTQLLTNLLAVAKTSYPSISLSSRATNPAFTLYKRFGFKVVDGSEIINRVGGISLKMKIDF; encoded by the coding sequence ATGGATTATTTTATTCGTCCACTCACACAAGAAGATGAGCCTTTTCTCTGGCAAATGCTTTACGAAGCAGCCCATCTGGTAGAAGAAGGTAATTTGACAGTGCAAGATGCGAAGAATAATCCTGATTTGGCAAAATATGTGAAAAATTGGGGATGTAAGGATGATAGTGGCTTCGTCGCTATTTTGGAAAGCAGTAATCAGCCAGTAGGAGCCGCATGGCTGCGTTTATTGACAGGTAAAAATAAAGGATATGGCTATGTTGATGATTGCACTCCTGAGTTAGCAATAGCAATTCTTTCTGAATATAGAAATCAAGGCATAGGAACGCAGTTACTCACAAATTTGCTAGCAGTAGCCAAAACATCTTATCCATCAATATCACTTAGTTCCAGAGCAACAAATCCGGCATTTACTTTATATAAACGATTCGGCTTTAAAGTAGTTGATGGAAGTGAGATAATCAATCGAGTTGGCGGAATCTCTCTCAAGATGAAAATTGATTTTTAA
- a CDS encoding pyridoxamine 5'-phosphate oxidase family protein produces the protein MSKLFDCITDEQQDFIAAQHIFFVGSAPLSPTGHVNLSPKGLDCFRILSPNRVGYLDLTGSGNETSAHLQENGRITFMFCAFQEPPCILRLYGQGTTILPSSPDWDSLYSLFLPIPGTRQIIVADIEKIQTSCGFGIPLYEYQGQRQTLVNWASKKGEEGVREYQQQKNLVSIDGLATPLSRLP, from the coding sequence ATGTCTAAATTGTTTGACTGTATTACTGACGAACAGCAAGACTTTATTGCTGCCCAACACATTTTCTTTGTGGGCTCTGCACCTTTGAGTCCTACTGGCCATGTTAACCTCTCTCCTAAAGGTTTGGACTGCTTTCGCATTCTCTCTCCCAACCGAGTAGGTTACTTAGACCTTACAGGCAGTGGTAACGAAACATCAGCCCATTTGCAAGAAAATGGGCGAATAACATTTATGTTTTGTGCCTTTCAAGAACCTCCGTGTATCCTGCGTCTTTACGGTCAAGGAACCACGATTTTACCGAGTTCTCCAGACTGGGACTCGCTGTATTCTCTGTTTTTGCCGATACCTGGAACTCGTCAAATTATCGTCGCTGACATTGAAAAAATCCAGACCTCCTGTGGTTTTGGTATACCACTCTATGAATATCAAGGTCAGCGTCAGACTTTAGTAAACTGGGCTAGTAAAAAAGGCGAAGAGGGAGTTCGAGAATATCAACAGCAGAAAAATCTTGTCAGCATTGACGGTTTAGCAACACCACTGAGTAGATTGCCCTAA
- a CDS encoding DUF937 domain-containing protein, with product MGLFDQILGAVTNPNQQGSLGQLGSIINTVQQLSQSTGADPSTIQSVLSIVGGQVRSTLQDKQATDGNEAAQNLVSQYAGTSPNPEAVDSLFSPEIQQQVAEVAAQRTGLDAGIVQQLLPLAVPLVLNFLQSGANTQNPQAGGNPVLNSFLDADGDGDVDIADAIQMASRYIRQ from the coding sequence ATGGGACTTTTCGATCAAATTCTTGGTGCTGTCACTAATCCCAATCAACAGGGCAGTTTAGGTCAACTGGGAAGTATTATCAATACTGTACAGCAGTTGAGCCAAAGCACAGGTGCAGACCCTTCTACCATCCAATCAGTTTTGTCAATCGTCGGTGGTCAAGTGCGTTCTACACTACAAGACAAACAAGCCACGGATGGTAATGAAGCCGCACAAAATCTAGTCAGTCAATATGCTGGTACTTCTCCCAACCCCGAAGCCGTCGATTCGCTATTTTCTCCTGAAATCCAACAGCAGGTAGCTGAAGTTGCTGCCCAACGGACTGGATTAGATGCTGGTATAGTTCAACAATTGCTGCCTTTAGCCGTACCTTTGGTACTAAATTTTCTCCAATCAGGTGCTAATACCCAGAATCCCCAAGCTGGCGGAAATCCTGTATTGAATTCCTTCTTGGATGCTGATGGCGATGGTGATGTCGATATCGCTGATGCTATCCAAATGGCTAGTCGATACATCAGACAATAA